In Musa acuminata AAA Group cultivar baxijiao chromosome BXJ3-11, Cavendish_Baxijiao_AAA, whole genome shotgun sequence, one DNA window encodes the following:
- the LOC135583867 gene encoding F-box protein At4g35930-like — translation MSLNSMAFKQKKRLKNTRNKYLKPGALAQICYNKTSSKSCTDIGKKRTVLESEKEEIGLMREAEVIQSNTPVTSPTKVSSQPAIDEAKHQNLPVTPKTPQSAVCDRQSRLETLPMDLLIKILCHLHHDQLRAVFHVSQRIRTAVLMARQLHFNYTTPDRSRQEMLRNKTPLPTEHWPFASKAGRKGTWGSSPHTPKAPRHGCRSSRLHLMDVKQIAAVLFQEPTLPPRHMMPPCLSRPVFKPIASTRVLFYEEELCQAVAQNKLR, via the exons ATGAGTCTGAACTCTATGGCTTTCAAGCAAAAGAAGCGACTGAAGAACACAAGAAACAAGTATCTAAAACCTGGTGCACTTGCCCAAATCTGTTATAACAAGACGTCAAGCAAATCATGCACAGATATTGGGAAGAAGAGGACTGTGTTGGAGTCAGAGAAGGAAGAAATTGGTCTAATGAGGGAAGCTGAGGTTATTCAAAGTAATACACCTGTGACGTCTCCCACTAAGGTCAGCTCCCAGCCAGCAATAGATGAGGCCAAACATCAAAACCTGCCTGTAACACCTAAGACACCACAAAGTGCAGTGTGCGACAGGCAATCAAGACTTGAAACTCTCCCTATGGATCTTCTG ATTAAAATCCTATGCCATCTGCATCATGATCAGCTAAGGGCTGTTTTCCATGTTTCTCAGCGAATTCGAACAGCT GTACTTATGGCTAGGCAATTGCATTTCAATTATACAACTCCCGACCGGTCTAGGCAAGAGATGCTGAGAAATAAGACCCCCCTTCCAACTGAACATTGGCCTTTTGCAAG CAAAGCAGGAAGGAAGGGTACGTGGGGATCTAGTCCACACACTCCTAAAGCTCCAAGACATGGTTGTCGTTCTTCTCGTCTTCACCTGATGGACGTGAAACAGATTGCAGCTGTCCTATTTCAGGAGCCCACACTGCCCCCAAGACACATGATGCCGCCATGTTTATCAAGGCCAGTTTTCAAGCCCATTGCTTCTACTAGAGTTCTATTCTATGAGGAAGAGCTCTGTCAGGCAGTAGCCCAGAATAAGCTCCGTTGA
- the LOC103971654 gene encoding la-related protein 1C, which yields MASSNAAAASDPLSSTPSPRAARPGRHPRSHLVPGDPEAPSSPSSTPSPPTAAAIPFPDALDRSPQRPPVEDVAPSSSDAARGKKPAWKRPPNGSIDAGAVVMGGAASWPALSESAKTTSKSPSSDALKALSDGPLSAPPESVVSNSAPKPNSNPSSTPNHVAPARHKSMKRGSSSGNNSSVAQSDGGISLPSTPPTSGPVPQASSDRQAPPEPSPGSQITRGGGSGSQAHDTDSHPRGHGGNRRWNNGGGGGGGGGGSHHNNYGNRYDGYRRNAGGRDAHIPHRGARPYLRLPVPPVAPPFLTSPSQVRPYPMVFPDMHSPVFYVATQPPPGGVPFVPHPALPPAVFIPTIDPQRASLLKQIDYYFSSDNLCKDVFLRQNMDEQGWVPISLIAGFNRVRQLTNSIDFILDTVQLSTEVEVQGEKIRKRNDWMNWVLPPNNNQFANISSQSPATPNSDNL from the exons ATGGCCTCCTCcaacgccgccgccgcctccgatcCCTTGTCCAGCACCCCTTCCCCACGCGCCGCCCGGCCCGGCCGCCATCCCCGCTCGCACCTCGTCCCCGGCGATCCTGAGGCCCCGTCCTCTCCCTCCTCCACGCCGTCCCCGCCTACGGCCGCTGCGATCCCCTTCCCGGACGCCTTGGATCGATCCCCCCAAAGGCCGCCGGTGGAGGACGTGGCTCCGTCCTCGTCGGACGCCGCTCGAGGGAAGAAACCGGCCTGGAAGCGGCCGCCCAACGGCTCGATCGACGCGGGCGCCGTCGTGATGGGGGGCGCTGCCTCCTGGCCCGCCCTCTCCGAATCGGCCAAGACTACCTCCAAATCTCCGTCCTCCGATGCTCTGAAAGCCCTCTCCGATGGACCGCTATCCGCGCCCCCG GAGTCGGTGGTCTCAAATTCTGCACCAAAGCCGAACTCGAATCCGTCGTCAACCCCAAACCATGTTGCACCTGCACGCCATAAATCAATGAAGCGTGGGAGCAGCAGTGGCAATAATAGCAGTGTCGCACAATCCGATGGTGGAATCTCGCTGCCTTCAACACCACCAACTTCAGGACCTGTGCCTCAAGCTAGCTCGGACAGGCAGGCTCCCCCAGAACCCTCACCTGGAAGCCAAATTACCAGGGGCGGTGGGTCGGGATCACAGGCCCATGATACTGACAGCCACCCTAGAGGCCATGGTGGCAATCGGAGGTGGaacaatggtggtggtggtggcggcggtggtggtggttctCACCACAACAACTATGGCAACCGCTATGATGGATATCGTAGGAATGCTGGTGGGAGAGATGCCCACATTCCGCACCGGGGTGCCAGGCCTTACCTCAGGCTGCCTGTGCCACCTGTAGCACCCCCATTCCTCACCTCTCCATCGCAGGTCCGTCCTTACCCGATGGTATTCCCTG ATATGCATTCTCCTGTCTTTTATGTTGCCACTCAGCCACCTCCTGGAGGTGTGCCCTTTGTTCCTCATCCGGCACTTCCACCTGCAGTATTTATCCCAACTATTGATCCACAGCGTGCTAGTCTTTTGAAGCAGATAGATTACTATTTCAG CTCCGATAATTTATGTAAAGATGTTTTCCTGCGGCAAAACATGGACGAGCAAGGATGGGTTCCAATATCCTTGATCGCTGGATTCAATAGA GTGAGGCAATTAACAAACAGCATTGACTTTATATTGGATACAGTGCAGTTATCAACTGAAGTGGAAGTACAG GGTGAGAAAATAAGGAAGCGTAATGACTGGATGAATTGGGTTCTGCCACCAAATAACAACCAATTTGCTAATATTTCCAGTCAGTCTCCAGCAACACCAAACTCTGATAATCTGTAA
- the LOC135652941 gene encoding GDSL esterase/lipase EXL1-like: protein MEDKCSVPLSLVLPLLLLLLLDGVRALTTTANKTTPKVPAVVVFGDSIVDPGNNNMLPTIARCNFPPYGKDFPGGKATGRFSNGKNPSDILASQLGVKEYVPAYLGTHLDAQELLTGISFASGGCGYDPLTSQLLVALSLRHQLNLFKEYKEKLKRVAGEGRAADIIANSLYAVVTGTNDIATTYFLLPFRRAEFDIPSYITFLVQSASSFLQELYRSGARRIAIMGAPPIGCMPSQRTLAGGIERECVTLYNEAATMFNSQLSKEVQRLDSTLLGAKIVYIDIYTPLLDMILRPFAYGFKESTRGCCGTGYYEVIITCNSITATSCANASEYVFWDSFHTTERAAEMLITQILQQYGPSLLD from the exons ATGGAGGACAAGTGCTCTGTTCCGCTCTCGCTCGTActtccgctgctgctgctgctgctgctcgacGGTGTTCGAGCTCTGACTACGACTGCAAACAAGACGACGCCGAAGGTACCGGCGGTGGTGGTGTTCGGGGACTCGATCGTCGACCCTGGGAACAACAACATGTTGCCGACCATCGCCAGGTGCAACTTCCCCCCGTACGGTAAGGACTTCCCCGGCGGCAAGGCCACCGGCAGATTCTCCAACGGGAAGAACCCCTCCGACATCCTCG CTTCGCAATTAGGAGTAAAGGAGTATGTCCCAGCATACCTTGGCACACATCTTGATGCGCAGGAGCTGCTCACTGGCATCAGCTTTGCATCAGGTGGCTGTGGATATGATCCTCTCACATCACAACTCTTG GTAGCTCTGTCGCTGAGGCATCAGCTGAACCTGTTCAAGGAGTACAAGGAGAAGCTAAAGAGGGTTGCTGGAGAAGGCAGAGCAGCCGACATCATTGCCAACAGTTTATATGCTGTGGTCACAGGGACTAATGACATTGCTACAACATACTTTCTGTTGCCATTCCGAAGGGCGGAGTTTGACATCCCTTCCTACATCACATTCTTGGTGCAATCAGCTTCAAGCTTTCTTCAG GAACTCTACCGCTCGGGAGCAAGAAGAATTGCTATCATGGGAGCCCCTCCTATAGGATGTATGCCATCACAAAGAACTCTTGCTGGTGGAATAGAGAGAGAATGTGTTACCCTGTACAATGAAGCTGCAACGATGTTCAATTCCCAACTATCAAAGGAGGTGCAAAGGCTCGATAGCACACTGTTGGGAGCAAAAATAGTCTACATAGACATATACACTCCATTGCTTGATATGATCTTACGGCCCTTCGCCTACG GTTTTAAGGAGTCCACAAGAGGATGTTGTGGCACAGGTTACTATGAGGTTATAATCACATGTAATAGCATCACTGCAACTTCATGTGCAAATGCTTCAGAGTATGTATTCTGGGATAGCTTCCACACTACAGAGAGGGCAGCAGAGATGCTCATTACCCAAATTCTTCAGCAGTATGGTCCAAGTTTGCTTGACTAA